One part of the Esox lucius isolate fEsoLuc1 chromosome 10, fEsoLuc1.pri, whole genome shotgun sequence genome encodes these proteins:
- the LOC105012478 gene encoding chondroitin sulfate proteoglycan 5, with the protein MLGVFLHGNPTLEVQESESSLSAVERAMLSGEDSELVGLGFGLGAELPLQTTKRDSSHWRHPYLDFSEEYDQPVREELPGAEIPGNSDDAIKVEFRNSDQPLTPDLLSDSDWLTAVPQPLPQREGNPTAWTISDFYDYLSPDDELSAIETTLDPEPTLTPPADMEDENPSLTGSPVPTFTLGNDNPKPPSQSQTPPLPSPPQGSEGCGLGFVRSEVGGECVSQCDAQPDFCFNRGVCTIATGIGAFCRCNIQDYVWNKGSRCDWMVTDFQVLCVVVGVASLTLILLIVIIVFFAKRLHRLRRENRRLRKHSLYRPHSEMQTDGFSVSTAQGVSNANVRKLCASPLPPPQPHAHNLAYYDNITCQDDPQKKEEPSKSPLTGDESLNITNSYSPKHVNNCPVDSDQIPNNGEEVNREDANSSPSNNLY; encoded by the exons ATGCTGGGAGTTTTTCTCCATG GAAATCCCACGTTGGAAGTCCAGGAGAGCGAATCATCTCTGTCCGCTGTGGAGAGGGCGATGCTCAGTGGCGAAGACTCAGAACTGGTTGGCTTAGGGTTTGGACTCGGTGCTGAACTTCCCCTCCAGACCACCAAACGTGACTCGTCTCACTGGAGACACCCTTACCTGGACTTTTCTGAAGAATACGATCAGCCTGTCAGAGAAGAGCTTCCGGGAGCGGAGATTCCAGGAAACTCAGATGACGCCATCAAGGTGGAGTTCCGTAACTCTGACCAGCCCTTAACCCCGGACCTCTTATCTGATTCTGATTGGTTGACCGCTGTACCTCAGCCCCTGCCACAGCGTGAGGGAAACCCCACAGCCTGGACCATATCAGACTTCTACGACTACCTGTCCCCAGATGATGAACTCTCCGCCATCGAAACCACCCTTGACCCCGAACCGACCCTTACCCCCCCTGCGGACATGGAAGATGAGAACCCATCGCTCACCGGATCCCCTGTCCCGACCTTTACCCTCGGAAACGACAACCCCAAGCCCCCCTCACAGTCTCAAACCCCTCCTCTTCCATCCCCTCCGCAGGGGTCAGAAGGGTGTGGCCTGGGCTTTGTGAGGTCAGAGGTCGGTGGGgagtgtgtgtctcagtgtgacGCTCAGCCGGACTTCTGCTTCAACAGAGGAGTGTGTACCATCGCTACGGGGATAGGAGCATTCTgcag GTGTAACATCCAGGACTATGTGTGGAATAAGGGCTCTCGTTGTGATTGGATGGTGACAGATTTCCAGGTGCTATGTGTCGTCGTGGGCGTGGCCTCTCTGACCCTCATCCTACTCATTGTCATCATTGTCTTCTTCGCCAAACGCCTTCACCGCCTCAGGAGAGAGAACAGGCGGCTCCGCAAACATAG TCTTTACCGTCCACACAGCGAGATGCAGACGGATGGCTTCTCTGTTTCCACGGCTCAAGGCGTCTCCAATGCCAATGTAAGGAAGCTGTGTGcctcccctctgcccccccctcAACCCCACGCTCACAACCTGGCTTACTATGACAACATTACCTGTCAG GATGACCCTCAGAAAAAAGAGGAACCTTCGAAATCCCCACTCACAGGGGACGAGTCCCTGAACATCACCAACTCGTATTCGCCAAAACATGTTAACAACTGCCCCGTCGACTCTGACCAAATCCCTAACAATGGCGAGGAGGTAAATAGAGAGGACGCCAACTCCTCGCCCTCCAACAACCTATACTAA
- the aste1b gene encoding protein asteroid homolog 1, which translates to MGVHGLTSYVEGNRGFFQEVKFRDSRLVIDGSSLFFKLYLNNGLDQAHGGDYDTFAALLSTFISALEACNVQPFVVLDGGMDPSDKKLSTLRQRMQSKIREAESLSRGQHGSVLPLLTRHVFIQVLSQRGVPLVQCPAEADWEIACLANQWACPVLTNDSDFYIFDLPGGYIPFQFFQWANVGGSSPNRYISARRYTVSGLCRHFGGMNRELLPLCAVLAGNDYTTEHTSKHINTLLSQLTAGAMGGGGGGGSQSRVRGILLWLSSFNGPEEALEVLGRLTGGVGGGRGGRTGLCAVLRSGMQEYHLTPPSRLSTWFSGGSSRSPQGLWDSTLCPPPEWLCWAAVSGAMAPLVLDVLGLKRVLLIPQVENSRQPSSHCCATAIRQALYGILLANQEAGNIREGQMGREEGHNVQGQGAQGTQGARGMARGGVQRGRRGRGGGQDQGVRWLDAEPCFGLGENNGPGGVERDTGLRVEEYDRHDLNLRKNQVEPRAPRTLLTLDTLCQAPVSVRLGVLYDVLGVKESSLAPLHPHLRLALGVTGFWRREARPLPTLPQIQALLLGIVYGEMTRNTQPGLKQKATERNIWVKIRLRPGNRRGVDLGVTHAFSQWQACLWSVLSLNQLLCMPLPEPDTAWLFSGTLVHGLVGRLRGGCSPESVLAADLFSLQLYRSLLAALESCTLNRLNSSSGMKRSGGRGRGRGKGRGGGRARGEKAPVSQEINNRFALLMAEEEEEDEE; encoded by the exons ATGGGTGTCCATGGGCTAACCAGCTATGTGGAGGGTAACAGGGGCTTTTTCCAGGAAGTCAAGTTTCGAGACAGCAGGCTGGTGATAGATGGCTCTAGTCTGTTTTTCAAGCTCTATCTAAACAATGGACTGGACCAGGCACACGGAGGGGACTATGATACATTTGCTGCCCTACTGTCTACGTTCATCTCTGCTCTGGAGGCCTGCAACGTACAGCCATTTGTGGTGCTGGACGGAG gcatGGACCCCAGTGATAAGAAGCTGTCCACCCTGAGGCAGCGTATGCAGAGTAAGATCAGAGAGGCGGAGTCACTGTCTCGGGGCCAACACGGCTCAGTCCTCCCGCTGCTGACCCGACACGTCTTCatccag GTGCTCTCCCAGCGAGGTGTTCCATTGGTCCAGTGCCCTGCGGAAGCCGACTGGGAGATTGCCTGCCTGGCCAATCAATGGGCATGTCCCGTTCTTACCAATGACAGCGACTTTTACATCTTTGACCTGCCAG GTGGGTACATTCCCTTTCAGTTCTTTCAGTGGGCCAATGTTGGCGGCTCCTCTCCAAATCGCTACATCTCAGCCAGGCGCTACACGGTCAGTGGGCTTTGCAGGCACTTTGGTGGTATGAACCGGGAACTCCTGCCGCTATGTGCCGTGCTGGCAGGGAATGACTACACCACGGAACACACCAgcaaacacataaacactctcctctctcagctaaCGGCGGGAGCCATGGGTGGAGGCGGGGGAGGAGGGAGCCAGTCTCGCGTTAGGGGCATCCTCCTCTGGCTCTCGTCCTTCAATGGACCGGAGGAGGCTTTGGAGGTGCTGGGTAGACTGACAGGAGGAgtaggaggggggagaggagggaggaccGGGCTGTGTGCTGTGCTGCGGTCAGGAATGCAGGAGTACCATCTGACCCCTCCGAGCCGTCTTTCCACCTGGTTCTCAGGGGGATCCTCCAGGTCTCCGCAGGGCCTCTGGGACTCTACTCTGTGCCCTCCACCAGAGTGGCTGTGCTGGGCCGCGGTTAGCGGAGCGATGGCCCCCCTGGTGCTTGACGTCCTGGGCCTCAAAAGGGTACTGCTTATCCCTCAGGTGGAGAACAGCAGACAACCCAGCAGCCACTGCTGCGCCACGGCCATTCGACAGGCCCTTTATGGGATCCTACTGGCCAATCAGGAGGCAGGGAATATaagagagggacagatgggAAGGGAAGAGGGTCACAATGTCCAGGGACAAGGTGCACAGGGGACCCAAGGAGCGAGAGGGATGGCAAGAGGAGGGGtgcagagggggaggaggggaaggggCGGAGGTCAGGATCAGGGAGTGCGTTGGCTGGATGCAGAGCCTTGCTTTGGCCTGGGTGAGAACAACGGCCCTGGAGGCGTGGAGCGGGACACCGGGCTGCGGGTGGAGGAGTATGACCGACACGATCTGAACCTGAGGAAGAACCAAGTGGAGCCACGTGCCCCCAGAACCCTGCTAACCCTGGACACACTCTGCCAG GCTCCTGTGTCAGTGCGTCTGGGGGTACTGTATGATGTCCTGGGGGTGAAGGAGTCCTCCCTGGCCCCACTACATCCCCACCTCAGGCTGGCCCTGGGAGTGACTGGATTCTGGAGGAGAGAGGCCAGACCTCTTCCCACTCTACCCCAGATACAGGCTTTGCTGCTGGGTATTGTTTATGGTGAGATGACCCGGAACACCCAGCCTGGACTGAAACAGAAAG CCACAGAAAGAAACATATGGGTGAAGATTCGCCTGCGGCCAGGAAACAGGCGGGGTGTTGATCTGGGAGTGACGCATGCTTTCAGCCAATGGCAAGCTTGCCTGTGGAGTGTGCTCAGTCTGAACCAGCTACTGTGTATGCCCCTGCCTGAACCAGACACAGCATG GCTATTCAGTGGTACTCTGGTCCATGGATTGGTTGGGCGTCTAAGAGGGGGTTGTTCTCCTGAGTCTGTCCTGGCTGCAGATCTTTTCTCTTTGCAACTTTACCGCTCCCTACTGGCGGCTCTGGAGAGCTGCACCTTAAATAGACTGAACTCCTCATCAGGGATGAAAAGAAGTGGtggcagggggagggggagagggaagggcagaggaggagggagagctaGAGGAGAGAAAGCTCCTGTCTCCCAGGAGATAAACAATAGGTTTGCCCTGCTGatggcagaggaagaggaggaggatgaagagtgA
- the LOC105012476 gene encoding SWI/SNF complex subunit SMARCC1-like yields the protein MATTSGGPILGVPGTSQSPNTTTTQRKKDGNPSTMYWESSDTLAQLETVRQWIGKHYKKYVQADSPSCQALASLTIQLLQFQEDFLGRRAINPTLTKLPSQCFLDLRAGGGLCHILGSVYKFKTDQGWRRFDLQNSSRIDRNLEMFSTLEKTLVQNNCLSRPVVYVDPEVDQNLTSRLADIITKHQGSYTEDRTQASHHVYPCPGIKDQDEWVRPIMRKEKHVLVHWGRHPDSYDSWVSSSDVEGEVEEPPHIQRPWRVQAGWVLDTEVFNEWMNEEDYLVDDRNFPVIPRRRIHLTDQQERKFTPVKKRRCSPSPPPADGRKKGVKRSGGSKRGGPKEEEEGVEEDLTKDMEDPTPVPNMEEVILPKNVNLKKDSENTPVKGGMMTDLDEIEDDSVLPGGREDEEGREGMRLSDGEDHITEQTHHIIIPSYTAWFNYNSIHQIEKRALPEFFNGKNKSKSPEIYLAYRNFMIDSYRLNPQEFLSSTSCRRNLTGDVCAVMRVHAFLEQWGLVNYQVDAESRPLPMGPPPTPHFNTLADTPSGLAPLQHRPLQVSASQQMLFFPERSVEKPPDCQNFGLRTDLYARKHPKSKGAGSGRDWTEQETLLLLEALEVYRDDWNKVSEHVGSRTQDECILHFLRLPIEDPYLEDSASSLGPLAYQPVPFSQSENPVMSTVAFLASVVDPRVASAAAKAALEEFCRVREEADKVLESSALSETEKTEAMDNEKMDLNIMEMDSLQPLQAGGQKGSETGGGGRTAGEHVKRENAEMTVTDTRDGESGENKMVGDDVIGGRSREGERDEGRRREELELVDGTVTTAAAAALASAATKAKHLAAVEERKIKSLVALLVETQMKKLEIKLRHFEELETIMDREKEALEQQRQQLLSERQSFHSEQLKHAGIKLLQQREQQAPFSLQPETGQSMPSRMMPTGGMSVPMAPRHHGAPNGMYQPAQPDGIAPAQPGPPTAAVHSLGADT from the exons ATGGCGACAACGTCTGGGGGACCGATCCTCGGGGTCCCCGGGACCAGTCAGAGTCCAAACACCACCACAACCCAAAGGAAAAAAGACGGAAATCCGTCCACGATGTACTGGGAGAGCTCCGACACTCTTGCTCAATTGGAGACAGTGCGACAGTGGATCGGGAAGCACTATAAAAAG TATGTGCAAGCAGACTCTCCATCCTGCCAGGCTCTGGCGTCCCTTACCATTCAGCTGTTACAGTTCCAGGAGGATTTCCTTGGAAGACGGGCCATCAACCCCACACTGACCAAACTACCT TCTCAGTGCTTCCTGGACCTGCGGGCTGGCGGTGGGCTTTGCCACATCCTTGGATCAGTGTACAAGTTCAAGACAGATCAGGGCTG GAGGAGATTTGATCTGCAGAACTCCTCTAGGATTGATCGTAACTTAGAGATGTTCTCTACCTTGGAGAAGACCTTGGTCCAGAATAACTGTCTGTCGAGGCCTGTTGTATATGTGGACCCGGAGGTGGATCAGAACCTGACAAGCAGACTGGCTGACATCATCACCAAACACCAG GGATCGTATACTGAGGACAGAACCCAGGCCTCTCACCACGTCTACCCCTGTCCAGGCATCAAAgaccaag ATGAGTGGGTGCGCCCCATCATGCGGAAGGAGAAGCATGTGTTGGTGCATTGGGGCAGACATCCtgacag CTATGACAGTTGGGTGTCCTCTAGTGATGTCGAGGGAGAGGTCGAGGAACccccacacatacagagaccGTGGAGG GTGCAGGCCGGCTGGGTGTTGGACACAGAGGTGTTCAATGAGTGGATGAATGAAGAAGACTACCTGGTTGACGACAGGAACTTTCCTGTCATCCCCCGTCGGAGAATCCACCTGACAGACCAACAG GAGCGTAAGTTTACTCCAgtgaagaagaggagatgctCCCCCTCACCGCCTCCTGCTGACGGCAGGAAGAAAGGAGTGAAGAGGAG TGGGGGGTCCAAGCGAGGTGGCcccaaggaggaggaggagggggtagAGGAAGATCTGACTAAAGATATGGAGGATCCGACACCAGTCCCTAATATGGAGGAAGTTATACTGCCTAAAAATg TGAACCTgaagaaagacagtgagaaTACTCCTGTTAAGGGAGGGATGATGACTGACCTGG ATGAAATAGAAGATGACTCTGTGCTACCTGGAGGAAGG GAGGATGAAGAAGGCAGAGAGGGCATGCGTCTATCAGACGGAGAAGATCACATCACAGAACAAACTCACCACATCATTATCCCCTCCTACACTGCCTGGTTCAACTACAACTC AATTCACCAGATTGAAAAACGAGCTCTACCAGAGTTCTTTAACGGAAAGAACAAGTCTAAGTCTCCAGAGAT ATACCTGGCGTACCGTAACTTCATGATTGACTCATACCGGTTGAACCCCCAGGAATTCCTCAGCTCCACCTCCTGCAGACGGAACCTGACGGGAGACGTCTGTGCTGtcatgag ggtCCATGCGTTCTTGGAGCAGTGGGGTTTAGTGAACTACCAGGTGGATGCTGAAAGCCGACCACTTCCCATGGGTCCTCCTCCCACCCCCCACTTCAATACCCTGGCAGACACGCCCTCAGGGCTGGCCCCGCTACAGCACCGCCCCCTACAG GTGTCTGCCTCCCAGCAGATGTTGTTCTTCCCAGAGAGAAGTGTAGAGAAGCCCCCGGACTGCCAGAACTTTGGTCTCCGAACAGACCTGTATGCCCGTAAACACCCGAAGAGTAAAGGAGCTGGTTCAGGGAGGGATTGGACGGAACAGGAGACCCTCTTACTGCTGGAG GCGTTAGAGGTGTACAGAGATGACTGGAACAAGGTGTCCGAGCACGTGGGGTCTCGTACCCAGGATGAGTGCATCCTCCACTTCCTGCGTCTGCCAATAGAAGACCCCTATCTGGAGGACTCGGCCTCCTCCCTCGGCCCATTGGCCTACCAGCCCGTTCCTTTCAGCCAATCGGAGAATCCTGTGATGAGCACTGTGGCGTTCTTAGCGTCCGTGGTGGATCCCCGCGTTGCCTCCGCTGCTGCCAAGGCTGCCCTGG agGAGTTTTGTCGTGTGCGTGAGGAGGCCGACAAGGTTCTGGAGTCTTCTGCCCTCAGTGAGACTGAAAAGACAG aaGCGATGGATAATGAGAAGATGGATTTAAATATAATGGAGATGGATTCCCTGCAGCCTCTTCAG GCGGGTGGCCAGAAGGGTTCCGAGACTGGCGGAGGAGGGAGAACGGCGGGGGAGCACGTGAAGAGAGAGAACGCTGAAATGACTGTCACAGACaccagagatggagagagcggAGAGAACaaaatgg TGGGGGACGATGTGATCGGGGGGAGATCGAGGGAAGGAGAGCGGGATGAAGGGAGGAGACGGGAAGAGCTGGAGTTGGTTGACGGGACCGTTACCACGGCAGCGGCTGCGGCTCTGGCTTCTGCTGCTACAAAGGCCAAA CATCTGGCAgcggtggaggagaggaagatcaAGTCCCTGGTGGCTCTGTTGGTGGAAACTCAAATGAAAAAACTGGAGATCAAACTGAGACACTTTGAGGAGCTGGAGACCATTATGGACCGGGAGAAAGAGGCT TTGGAGCAGCAGCGTCAGCAGCTGTTGTCAGAGCGACAGAGTTTCCACTCCGAGCAACTGAAACACGCAGGAATAAAACTTCTACAGCAGAGAGAACAGCAGGCACCGTTCTCCCTGCAACCAGAGACAG GTCAGTCCATGCCCAGCCGGATGATGCCCACTGGGGGCATGTCTGTCCCCATGGCCCCCAGGCACCATGGAGCTCCCAACGGCATGT ACCAACCTGCACAGCCTGATGGGATAGCTCCGGCCCAGCCTGGTCCTCCAACGGCAGCCGTACACAGCTTGGGAGCAGACACatga